The Elusimicrobiaceae bacterium genome has a window encoding:
- a CDS encoding rubredoxin → MKYICEICGYTYDPAEGDATKGIAAGTKFEDLPADWVCPVCGVGKDQFKPAE, encoded by the coding sequence ATGAAATATATTTGTGAAATTTGTGGTTATACCTATGATCCCGCCGAAGGAGATGCTACCAAAGGTATTGCTGCTGGTACGAAATTCGAAGATCTGCCGGCCGATTGGGTTTGCCCCGTCTGTGGAGTAGGTAAAGATCAATTTAAACCGGCAGAATAA
- a CDS encoding desulfoferrodoxin, translating to MPKLYEIYKCDVCGNITEVVHGGKAEMFCCGKPMTLQVAGTVEASTEKHIPVIEKIEGGFKVKVGEVEHPMIDLHYIEWIELITEDGLVLRKHLKPGDKPEAVFMCDATRVTAREYCNLHGLWNKEI from the coding sequence ATGCCGAAACTTTATGAAATTTATAAATGTGATGTTTGTGGAAATATAACAGAAGTAGTGCATGGTGGAAAAGCAGAAATGTTTTGTTGTGGTAAACCTATGACACTTCAAGTGGCGGGTACAGTAGAAGCCTCTACGGAAAAACATATTCCGGTGATAGAAAAAATAGAAGGCGGTTTTAAAGTAAAGGTAGGAGAAGTAGAACATCCGATGATTGACTTACATTATATAGAATGGATAGAATTAATAACAGAAGATGGTCTTGTATTACGTAAACATTTAAAACCGGGTGATAAGCCGGAGGCTGTATTTATGTGTGATGCTACAAGAGTGACAGCCAGAGAATATTGTAATCTTCACGGATTATGGAATAAAGAGATTTAA
- a CDS encoding DUF721 domain-containing protein, whose amino-acid sequence MKFGAKPKEIWKKTSELNGKYNKLNSKLNKLMILDHVWTRLVADKEKFWKLTAVKDNTLYISVRLSVARNELIGRRDGLIKELNKYFDKPWIEKIEIVKDLGASNE is encoded by the coding sequence GTGAAATTCGGTGCTAAACCTAAGGAAATATGGAAAAAAACATCAGAATTAAATGGAAAATATAATAAATTAAATTCCAAATTAAATAAACTGATGATTTTAGACCATGTGTGGACAAGGTTGGTAGCGGATAAGGAAAAATTTTGGAAATTAACGGCTGTAAAAGACAATACATTGTATATATCAGTACGTTTGTCTGTGGCTAGAAATGAATTAATAGGTCGTCGAGACGGACTTATAAAAGAATTAAATAAATATTTTGACAAGCCATGGATTGAAAAAATAGAAATTGTGAAGGATCTAGGAGCCAGTAATGAGTGA
- the gyrB gene encoding DNA topoisomerase (ATP-hydrolyzing) subunit B, which yields MSEEEKKQYDSSKIQVLEGLEAVRKRPAMYIGSTGLPGLHHLVYEVVDNSVDEILAGGATTIKVTIKDDMTCSVEDDGRGIPVDLMTGAKDPKLRQKSALEVVMTVLHAGGKFDSGAYKVSGGLHGVGVSCVNALSEETEVQVKKNGKIYRQLYKRGKAMTKVEEVGTTQEHGTKVTFHADKEIFGEVAFVYETIANRLRELAFLNAGVKIIFTDERGEAKTVTFHYEGGISQFAKYLNTNKTVINPEPIYLTKTIGDNYVSFAIQYNEGYSENVFSFVNNINTIEGGTHLTGFRSSLTRLINEYIKSNNLSKQHKDVSVGGDDIKEGLTAVLSVKIPHPQFEGQTKTKLGNSEIEGVVRSIVSETLSTFFEENPKTARAICEKCINAAVAREAARKARDLTRRKGAFEGGGLPGKLADCQEKDSAKCEIFLVEGDSAGGSAKQGRDRVFQAILPLRGKILNVEKAPLVKILSSDTVRDLIAAVGTGVGEGEGGFDITKLRYHKIILMADADVDGQHISTLLLTFFYRQLRPLIEAGHVYLAQPPLYKVKKGKSEQYLQTEEQMQQWLMKEGLATVTVNNKEGVVINHDQLRDLLKVLRDIEDVLATLEIKNITLQDFQAFLAEGRVPVYRIPLQSGGYRYFFEESEYQTYADQYVLEKKEEMMADGVDIQTIDDEGLQPEHQSLFEFGKLLACEKKLESFGYSFAQYPRIENEKERITPLFTVASGKNTTMVFSLVELLKAVKDAASSGATIQRYKGLGEMNPEQLWETTMDPAKRKLIQVKINDVADTEHAFTMLMGDKVEPRRDFIQSHALEVKNLDI from the coding sequence ATGAGTGAAGAAGAAAAGAAGCAGTATGACTCATCTAAAATTCAAGTTTTAGAAGGTTTAGAAGCAGTACGTAAACGTCCTGCTATGTATATAGGTTCTACAGGACTGCCGGGTTTGCATCACTTGGTCTATGAGGTTGTGGATAACTCCGTAGACGAAATTTTAGCCGGTGGTGCCACTACTATTAAAGTCACTATTAAAGATGATATGACTTGTTCTGTAGAAGATGACGGACGCGGTATTCCGGTGGATTTGATGACGGGTGCCAAAGATCCTAAACTTCGCCAAAAAAGCGCTTTGGAAGTAGTAATGACTGTTCTTCACGCCGGCGGTAAATTTGACAGCGGTGCTTATAAAGTATCCGGTGGTTTACACGGGGTAGGTGTATCTTGTGTGAACGCTTTGTCTGAAGAAACAGAAGTACAAGTAAAGAAAAACGGTAAAATTTATCGTCAGTTGTATAAACGCGGTAAAGCCATGACGAAAGTAGAGGAAGTAGGTACTACGCAAGAACATGGTACCAAAGTGACCTTCCATGCCGATAAAGAAATTTTCGGAGAAGTGGCTTTTGTATATGAAACGATTGCAAATCGTTTACGTGAGTTAGCTTTCTTAAATGCAGGTGTAAAAATTATTTTTACAGATGAACGTGGTGAAGCAAAAACGGTCACATTCCATTATGAAGGCGGTATTTCTCAATTTGCCAAATATTTAAATACCAATAAAACCGTTATTAATCCCGAACCTATCTATTTAACTAAGACTATCGGGGATAATTATGTATCTTTTGCTATTCAATATAACGAAGGATACAGTGAAAACGTGTTTTCTTTCGTTAATAACATTAATACCATTGAAGGCGGTACGCACTTAACAGGTTTTAGATCTTCTTTGACTCGTTTGATTAATGAATATATTAAGAGTAATAATTTATCTAAACAACACAAAGACGTATCTGTCGGCGGTGATGATATTAAAGAAGGTTTAACAGCTGTACTATCTGTTAAAATTCCTCATCCTCAATTTGAAGGACAGACGAAAACTAAATTAGGAAACTCTGAAATTGAAGGTGTAGTCCGCTCTATTGTTAGCGAAACTTTATCCACTTTCTTTGAAGAAAACCCGAAAACGGCTCGTGCCATTTGTGAAAAATGTATAAATGCTGCTGTAGCGCGCGAAGCCGCCAGAAAAGCACGTGACTTAACCCGTCGTAAAGGGGCTTTTGAAGGTGGCGGTTTACCGGGGAAATTGGCCGATTGTCAAGAAAAAGACAGCGCAAAATGCGAAATCTTCTTGGTAGAAGGTGATTCTGCCGGTGGTTCTGCCAAACAAGGGCGTGACCGCGTATTTCAAGCCATTTTACCGTTGCGCGGTAAAATCTTGAACGTAGAAAAAGCACCTTTGGTGAAAATTCTCTCCAGCGATACGGTGCGTGATTTAATTGCTGCCGTAGGTACAGGTGTAGGTGAAGGAGAAGGTGGTTTTGATATTACCAAACTTCGCTATCACAAAATTATTTTGATGGCTGATGCTGATGTAGACGGACAACATATCTCTACCTTACTTTTAACTTTCTTCTATCGCCAACTGCGTCCGTTAATTGAAGCCGGACACGTATACTTGGCTCAACCTCCTTTGTATAAAGTAAAGAAAGGAAAATCTGAACAATACTTACAAACCGAAGAACAAATGCAACAGTGGCTAATGAAAGAAGGTTTAGCTACTGTGACGGTAAACAACAAAGAAGGCGTTGTTATTAATCACGATCAACTTAGAGATTTGCTTAAAGTATTACGTGATATAGAAGATGTATTGGCTACGTTGGAAATCAAAAATATTACCTTGCAAGATTTCCAAGCCTTCTTGGCCGAAGGTCGTGTGCCGGTATATCGCATTCCTTTACAAAGCGGTGGCTATCGCTATTTCTTTGAAGAGTCTGAATATCAAACCTATGCCGATCAATATGTTTTAGAAAAGAAAGAAGAAATGATGGCGGACGGTGTAGATATACAAACCATTGATGATGAAGGTTTACAACCGGAACACCAAAGTCTGTTTGAATTCGGTAAATTGTTGGCTTGTGAAAAGAAATTGGAAAGTTTTGGTTATTCTTTTGCACAATACCCCAGAATTGAAAACGAAAAAGAACGCATCACTCCGCTCTTTACCGTTGCCAGCGGAAAAAATACCACAATGGTGTTTAGTTTGGTAGAGCTTTTAAAAGCCGTAAAAGATGCCGCTTCTTCTGGTGCTACTATTCAGCGTTATAAAGGTTTGGGTGAAATGAACCCCGAACAATTATGGGAAACTACGATGGATCCTGCCAAACGCAAACTCATTCAAGTGAAAATTAATGACGTAGCGGATACCGAACATGCTTTCACAATGTTAATGGGTGATAAAGTAGAGCCGCGCCGCGATTTTATTCAATCGCATGCGTTAGAAGTAAAGAACTTAGATATTTAA
- a CDS encoding FprA family A-type flavoprotein: MKAVKITDKVYWVGAIDWNIRDFHGYSTKQGTTYNAFLILSEKPTLIDTVKKEFYPEMMARIQSVIDPKKIKIIISNHSEMDHSGALPETVAAIEPEEVYCSDMGHVDLTEQLYPNFEMKVVKTGDRIDVGGDTISFVEARMLHWPDSMFSYLEKENILFTNDVFGMHYATGKLFDDENNEIDWLYEAEKYYANIVLPYSDIVLRFLDNVKKMGLAPKVIAPDHGFIWRKDPAKIISLYEKWATQAPNNKAVVVYDTMWGSTQKMAEYVADGLREGGTEVKLMSMHSCHRSDVVTELLDSSALVIGSPVLNSEIFPAMADVLCYLKGLKKKNLVGAAFGSYGWNPAPIKSLEETLKAMKVEQVYPTVTSKFVPNADTLQACRQMGLTISQKIAEKLK; the protein is encoded by the coding sequence ATGAAGGCAGTTAAAATTACAGATAAAGTATATTGGGTAGGGGCTATTGATTGGAATATTCGTGATTTTCATGGATATTCGACAAAACAAGGAACTACATATAATGCTTTTTTGATTTTAAGCGAAAAACCTACCTTAATAGATACCGTTAAAAAAGAATTTTATCCGGAAATGATGGCACGTATTCAAAGTGTAATTGATCCGAAAAAAATCAAGATTATTATTTCTAACCATTCTGAAATGGATCATTCCGGTGCTTTACCTGAAACAGTAGCCGCTATAGAGCCGGAAGAAGTGTATTGTTCGGATATGGGTCATGTGGATTTAACGGAACAACTTTATCCTAATTTTGAAATGAAAGTTGTAAAAACGGGTGATAGAATTGATGTGGGAGGAGATACTATTTCCTTTGTAGAAGCCCGCATGTTGCACTGGCCTGATAGTATGTTTTCTTACTTAGAAAAAGAAAATATTTTATTTACCAATGATGTATTTGGTATGCATTATGCTACCGGTAAATTATTTGACGATGAAAACAATGAGATAGATTGGCTCTACGAAGCAGAAAAATATTATGCCAATATTGTATTGCCTTATTCTGATATTGTATTACGCTTTTTAGACAATGTAAAAAAAATGGGTCTTGCTCCCAAAGTCATTGCTCCGGATCATGGTTTTATCTGGAGAAAAGATCCTGCCAAAATTATCAGTTTATATGAAAAATGGGCTACACAGGCACCGAATAATAAAGCTGTCGTCGTCTATGATACAATGTGGGGAAGTACTCAAAAGATGGCCGAATATGTGGCAGATGGTCTTAGGGAAGGCGGCACAGAAGTAAAATTAATGTCTATGCATTCCTGCCATAGAAGTGATGTTGTGACGGAATTGTTAGACAGTAGTGCTTTAGTTATTGGAAGTCCTGTATTAAATTCAGAAATTTTTCCGGCGATGGCAGATGTTTTGTGTTATTTAAAAGGTCTTAAAAAGAAAAATTTAGTAGGTGCGGCTTTTGGCTCTTATGGTTGGAATCCTGCTCCTATTAAATCATTGGAAGAAACATTAAAGGCCATGAAAGTGGAGCAAGTTTATCCGACGGTCACTTCCAAATTCGTACCCAATGCCGATACATTACAGGCATGCCGTCAAATGGGATTAACGATTAGTCAGAAAATTGCCGAAAAATTGAAATAA
- the dnaA gene encoding chromosomal replication initiator protein DnaA has product MDNLQSNEQLSPIFKELETILGKDTYDMWIRPAVFELDNTNLSIQLPNTFWQKTIQNRYENIIKDAFLKHTGLEISITYIIKEIKETIQSVGEENQSPVSAPQAVSVAPVIKKNLFPSRLNSLYQFDNFIESPSNRFAYKISQAAANKLGDRSHNPLFIYSTPGLGKTHLLHAIGNQILKNNPSAKVLYMSAEEFVAEYVEAIQYSATENFRKKYRSLDCLLMDDIQFVAGKSDKVSVQEFFHTFNALFESSKQIVLSSDRTPQQLDLDERLSSRLLSGPTCEIKKPYFEARIAILRQKRESINFDIGDDVLAFIAEGIQTNIRELEGALFRLMSYCDMHGVIPTIAIAKELLADILTLEEKRLAVNVHTIKKVVGKYFKIEIEDFSSKRKMQSIAWPRQIAIYLTTSLTDMSLSEIGREFNRDHSTVVHARDLVKDKIKNDPFFAAEINRILSDIKAVDNK; this is encoded by the coding sequence GTGGACAATCTACAATCTAATGAACAATTATCTCCTATTTTTAAAGAATTAGAAACAATTTTAGGCAAAGATACCTATGATATGTGGATTAGACCTGCCGTATTTGAGTTGGATAATACTAATTTATCTATACAATTGCCTAACACTTTTTGGCAAAAAACAATACAAAACCGCTACGAAAATATAATTAAAGATGCTTTTTTAAAACATACCGGTTTAGAGATTTCTATTACCTATATTATTAAAGAAATTAAAGAAACTATTCAATCTGTTGGAGAAGAAAATCAAAGCCCTGTATCTGCCCCTCAGGCGGTTTCTGTTGCGCCGGTTATCAAAAAAAATCTTTTTCCTTCCCGTTTAAACTCTTTATATCAATTTGATAATTTTATTGAATCTCCGTCTAACCGCTTTGCTTATAAAATTTCTCAGGCAGCGGCTAATAAATTAGGAGATAGATCTCATAATCCTTTATTTATTTATTCCACTCCGGGATTAGGAAAAACCCACTTATTACATGCTATCGGAAACCAAATTTTAAAAAATAATCCGAGTGCTAAAGTATTATATATGTCTGCGGAAGAATTTGTGGCAGAATATGTAGAAGCTATCCAATACAGTGCAACGGAAAATTTCCGCAAAAAATATAGATCTTTAGATTGTTTATTAATGGACGATATTCAATTCGTCGCCGGAAAATCCGACAAAGTAAGTGTTCAAGAATTTTTCCATACATTTAATGCTTTATTTGAAAGCAGTAAACAGATTGTTTTATCTTCTGACAGAACCCCTCAACAATTAGATTTAGACGAACGTCTTTCATCTCGTTTATTGTCCGGACCTACCTGTGAGATTAAAAAACCTTATTTTGAAGCACGTATCGCCATTTTAAGACAAAAAAGAGAATCTATTAATTTTGATATTGGAGATGATGTTTTGGCTTTTATTGCTGAAGGCATACAAACCAATATACGTGAATTAGAAGGGGCTTTATTTAGACTTATGTCTTATTGTGATATGCATGGAGTAATACCTACCATTGCTATTGCAAAAGAATTATTAGCAGATATCTTAACTTTAGAAGAAAAACGTTTAGCCGTAAACGTACACACTATTAAAAAAGTAGTGGGTAAATATTTCAAAATAGAAATAGAAGATTTTAGTTCTAAACGTAAAATGCAATCTATTGCATGGCCCAGACAAATAGCTATTTATTTAACGACGTCTCTGACGGATATGTCTTTATCGGAAATAGGCAGAGAATTTAACAGAGATCACAGTACTGTAGTTCATGCCCGTGATTTGGTAAAAGATAAAATAAAAAACGATCCCTTTTTCGCAGCTGAAATTAACCGAATTTTAAGTGATATTAAAGCTGTGGATAACAAATAG
- the gyrA gene encoding DNA gyrase subunit A has translation MSEELTGAVQEPQETNVDLFGNIQQRDIAHEMRSYYIDYAMSVIVGRALPDVRDGLKPVHRRVLYSMNEMGLKYNKPYKKSARVVGDVLGKYHPHGDTAVYDTLVRMAQDFSIRQPLVDGQGNFGSIDGDSAAAMRYTECRLQKISDEMLNDLDKDTVKMIPNYDGSLEEPSVLPAKVPALLVNGSSGIAVGMATNIPTHNLGEVCDGIIEYIKNPAITTKEMMKIIKGPDFPTGAIIRGTRGIYEYFETGRGSVKVQAKTEIEERKGGREAIVVTEIPYMVNKTSLIESIVGLVRDKKITDISDIRDESDRRGMRLVIEVKRDGNAQVVLNHLFKHTQLQTSFAVNMLAIVDGRPRILSLKDVMKAYVKHRQEIVTNRTKFDLNKAIRREHILSGLLIAIANMDEVVAIIRSSQDVPTAKLALMNKFNLSEVQAQAILDMRLHQLTQLSSAAIEQEQKELLKLIAELQGILADPQKILDIIVSELAELKKNYGDERRTEIGPDMTEFSMEDLIEKEDVVITISNDGYAKRIPLSTYKSQNRGGKGIIGGKTKEEDFMEHLFITSSHATILMFTNRGRVFALRAFEIPEGNRMSKGKALVNLLQLNGEEKVTSAVSIEDFNPKKNEGEKSYLTMCTRMGTIKRVELGEFANIRKTGIIAIGLEEGDVLISVQMTYGNSDIIVATKNGKSIRFDENQVRAMGRPAKGVRSIFLQADDLVVGMEQVPQGQEPDVLSVCENGYGKRTGFGEYRRQHRGGMGVITIKTSERNGEVVGIKLVDETKDLMVVTEKGMTIRIRCEEIRSVGRNAQGVRLVKLEEGDKIARIAPVVKDEEEAEEDK, from the coding sequence ATGAGCGAAGAATTGACGGGTGCGGTGCAAGAGCCGCAAGAAACAAATGTAGATTTGTTTGGTAATATTCAACAACGCGATATTGCACATGAGATGCGTTCTTATTACATTGATTATGCTATGAGCGTAATTGTGGGGCGTGCTTTGCCGGATGTACGTGACGGTTTGAAACCGGTACACCGCCGTGTGCTTTATTCTATGAATGAAATGGGTTTAAAATATAATAAACCCTATAAAAAATCCGCCCGTGTCGTAGGTGACGTACTCGGTAAATATCACCCGCACGGCGATACAGCCGTATATGATACCTTAGTACGTATGGCACAGGATTTCTCTATTCGTCAACCGTTAGTAGACGGACAGGGAAACTTCGGCTCTATCGATGGTGACTCCGCCGCCGCCATGCGTTATACAGAGTGTCGTTTACAAAAAATTTCTGATGAAATGTTAAACGATTTGGATAAAGATACCGTCAAAATGATTCCTAACTATGACGGATCTTTGGAAGAACCTTCCGTCTTGCCGGCCAAAGTGCCTGCTTTGCTTGTGAACGGTTCCTCCGGTATTGCCGTAGGTATGGCTACCAATATTCCTACTCACAATTTAGGCGAAGTATGTGACGGCATTATTGAATATATCAAAAATCCGGCCATTACCACCAAAGAAATGATGAAAATCATTAAAGGACCGGACTTCCCTACAGGTGCTATTATTCGCGGTACCAGAGGTATTTACGAATATTTTGAAACCGGTCGCGGTAGTGTAAAAGTACAAGCCAAAACGGAAATTGAAGAAAGAAAAGGCGGACGTGAAGCCATTGTAGTGACGGAAATCCCCTACATGGTGAATAAAACTTCTTTGATTGAGAGTATTGTGGGTTTGGTTCGCGATAAAAAGATTACTGATATTTCCGATATTCGCGATGAGTCGGACCGTCGAGGTATGCGCTTGGTGATAGAAGTAAAGCGTGACGGAAATGCCCAAGTGGTGCTTAATCACTTATTCAAACATACGCAACTTCAAACTTCTTTTGCAGTAAATATGTTGGCCATTGTAGATGGTCGTCCGCGTATCTTGTCTTTAAAAGACGTGATGAAAGCCTATGTAAAACACCGTCAAGAAATCGTCACCAACCGCACGAAATTTGACTTGAACAAAGCCATCCGCCGCGAACACATTTTGTCTGGCTTACTCATTGCCATTGCCAATATGGACGAAGTGGTGGCCATTATCCGCTCCTCCCAAGACGTTCCAACGGCAAAATTGGCTTTGATGAACAAATTTAATCTTTCCGAAGTTCAAGCTCAAGCCATTTTAGATATGCGTTTGCATCAACTTACGCAATTGTCCAGCGCGGCTATTGAGCAAGAACAAAAGGAACTTTTAAAACTGATTGCCGAATTGCAAGGTATTTTGGCTGATCCGCAAAAAATCTTGGACATTATTGTTTCGGAATTGGCAGAACTCAAAAAGAACTATGGAGATGAACGTCGTACGGAAATTGGTCCGGATATGACAGAATTCTCTATGGAAGATTTGATTGAAAAAGAAGATGTGGTGATCACTATCTCTAACGATGGTTATGCCAAACGTATTCCTCTTTCCACTTATAAGAGCCAAAACAGAGGCGGAAAAGGAATTATCGGCGGAAAAACCAAAGAAGAAGATTTTATGGAACATTTGTTTATTACTTCTTCTCATGCCACTATCTTGATGTTTACCAATCGCGGACGCGTATTTGCTTTGCGTGCTTTTGAAATTCCGGAAGGCAACCGTATGTCTAAGGGTAAAGCCTTAGTCAACTTGTTGCAACTAAACGGAGAAGAAAAAGTGACCTCTGCCGTATCTATTGAGGACTTTAATCCGAAAAAGAACGAAGGTGAAAAATCTTATTTAACCATGTGTACACGCATGGGCACGATTAAACGCGTGGAATTGGGTGAATTTGCCAATATTCGCAAAACGGGTATTATTGCTATTGGATTGGAAGAAGGAGATGTGTTAATCAGTGTGCAAATGACGTATGGAAACTCTGATATCATCGTAGCCACCAAGAACGGCAAATCAATCCGTTTTGACGAAAACCAAGTGCGTGCGATGGGCCGTCCGGCCAAAGGTGTGCGCTCTATCTTCTTGCAAGCCGATGACTTGGTGGTAGGGATGGAACAAGTACCTCAAGGCCAAGAACCGGATGTGCTATCCGTCTGTGAAAACGGATACGGCAAACGCACCGGCTTTGGTGAATATAGACGCCAACATCGTGGCGGTATGGGTGTGATTACTATCAAAACCAGCGAACGCAACGGTGAAGTAGTGGGTATTAAACTGGTAGACGAAACCAAAGACTTAATGGTCGTCACAGAAAAGGGTATGACGATTCGTATCCGCTGTGAAGAAATTCGTTCTGTCGGGCGCAATGCTCAGGGCGTACGTCTGGTGAAACTGGAGGAAGGAGACAAAATAGCTCGTATCGCTCCGGTGGTCAAAGACGAAGAAGAAGCCGAAGAAGATAAATAA
- the dnaN gene encoding DNA polymerase III subunit beta has protein sequence MKINITKETLLEGIQVISTGSSSRTTLPILHNFLIETQENKLKLVRTDMEMATVHYISAEIEEEGSITVPMKDFSDIIKNLPDGKEINLYTGENNKFHIKSGKSKFWVIGTPKSEYPAIPEIEKTGSMVLSPLALQNMIDKTAFSASTQETRYILNGLLWSNTAEKFEVVATDGGRLAVASHAALPDSGEFKIIIPTKILNEVVRFISLAKPDKDTQIHVNVASNQVSFQMNETTFISRLIEGNFPNYKQVIPNKKNISFDVFTKELLASTRRAALCSGEFGKTVKFHIENNTMTISSTSQNMEFTDELPIEYTQEAFDCAFNPQYIIDVLKNVGSEKVNFSFVNASQPVLIEPVENEELKYVIMPVRI, from the coding sequence ATGAAAATAAATATTACTAAAGAAACTCTTTTGGAAGGTATTCAGGTTATTTCTACGGGTTCATCTTCCCGTACTACGTTGCCCATTTTGCATAACTTTTTAATTGAAACTCAGGAAAACAAATTAAAATTAGTTCGTACTGATATGGAAATGGCCACTGTACATTATATTTCTGCTGAGATTGAAGAAGAAGGAAGTATAACTGTACCGATGAAGGATTTTTCTGATATTATTAAAAATCTTCCTGACGGTAAAGAAATTAATCTCTATACCGGTGAAAATAATAAATTTCATATTAAATCTGGTAAAAGTAAATTTTGGGTTATAGGTACTCCTAAATCAGAATATCCGGCCATTCCCGAAATTGAAAAAACAGGCAGCATGGTATTAAGTCCTTTAGCATTACAAAATATGATAGATAAAACGGCCTTTTCTGCTTCTACACAGGAAACTCGTTATATTTTAAACGGCCTTTTATGGAGTAATACCGCTGAAAAATTTGAAGTAGTTGCTACCGATGGTGGACGTTTGGCAGTAGCTTCTCATGCTGCTTTACCGGATTCCGGTGAATTTAAAATTATTATTCCTACTAAAATTTTAAATGAAGTAGTTCGTTTTATCTCTTTAGCTAAACCGGATAAAGATACTCAAATTCATGTGAATGTAGCTTCTAATCAAGTTAGTTTTCAAATGAATGAAACTACCTTTATTTCTCGTTTGATTGAAGGGAATTTTCCAAACTACAAACAAGTAATTCCTAATAAGAAAAACATATCTTTTGATGTTTTTACCAAAGAGTTATTAGCTTCTACTCGTCGCGCGGCTTTATGTTCGGGTGAGTTTGGAAAAACTGTCAAATTTCATATAGAAAATAATACTATGACTATTTCTTCTACATCTCAAAATATGGAATTTACCGACGAATTACCTATTGAATATACGCAAGAAGCTTTTGATTGCGCTTTTAATCCTCAATATATTATTGATGTACTAAAAAATGTAGGTAGTGAGAAAGTAAATTTCTCTTTTGTTAATGCTTCTCAACCGGTACTTATTGAACCGGTGGAAAATGAAGAATTAAAATACGTCATTATGCCGGTGAGGATATAA
- a CDS encoding flavin reductase produces the protein MNQNFIDGLNCITYGLYIVSSSFEGKDSAMIVNTVFQVSAEPPKVAISVNKECLTHEIIQKSHVFAAMPLEQKTDLPFIGRFGFRTGRNFDKFAGIDIKRSSSGMPIVQEHTLSFIEVKVEQEVDVGTHTMFIGTVQEARCSSLHQEPLTYEYYHKVIKGKAPKGATHL, from the coding sequence ATGAATCAAAATTTTATTGACGGATTAAATTGTATTACTTATGGTTTATATATAGTGTCATCGTCTTTTGAAGGTAAAGACAGTGCTATGATTGTAAATACGGTTTTTCAAGTCAGTGCAGAACCACCAAAAGTTGCTATATCTGTTAATAAAGAATGTTTGACTCATGAAATTATCCAAAAAAGCCATGTTTTTGCCGCTATGCCTTTGGAACAAAAAACAGATCTTCCTTTTATAGGTAGATTTGGTTTTCGTACAGGACGTAATTTTGATAAATTTGCCGGTATTGACATAAAACGTTCCTCTTCAGGGATGCCTATTGTGCAAGAACATACACTTAGTTTTATAGAAGTAAAAGTAGAACAAGAAGTAGATGTGGGGACTCATACCATGTTTATAGGTACGGTGCAAGAGGCAAGATGTTCCTCTTTACATCAAGAACCCTTAACATATGAGTATTATCATAAAGTTATTAAAGGGAAAGCACCTAAAGGTGCCACCCATCTTTAA